From Streptomyces sp. NBC_00683, one genomic window encodes:
- a CDS encoding tetratricopeptide repeat protein, translated as MTALVFVALFVVIRAVGGEGPTWQATGWMKVIEVPAEWFMQFVDGAARLVKGGSDGASLSARLGCLLLLIILFMALRRWMLMYYAHKPGAVDVKKLVASAPGIEQQLEGLTAQLRKQLSETNLYPPTALPAEAPADNFLDLLGDVDLEPKKLGTSLLRLFSRLRPKIAYTVRGVLRVRDQEPGFGITVTVTSYAIRGSRTESIWSPTWEEAIQEAGYWVMATLVPVTRAGRRPPWQGWRGQDLPPDLFAAYQQARELSQERKFDDALDRYYEALRLDPTNLYLRTQIAGIQEQLWLHLDALETYYGAILLDGQNSAQRNARTGMRSWDPRRILRRRYGWWQSGLLEARFRYAVVLGVAERTAYQWCKSDRPPCPRRAHARKEIRQALAPALAARHWRAFMGLIPPGGAEPFAWDQERRAKEWLETELGEERRRYPIVREIFQLACREEMQQLAADYPRMIRLRHPFVRAHGTLTRTSLRLNRDVWAPLRLAWAHEDAERDGMGLLENPLSWPSSAETLAHRTKRIRGPFRAARRWLSRGWRLWQDNYNAACVYAVAMNGTEGQPEDQERRALADLAVDELEGAAHADVSGVHPVTRSWLLIEDPDLEKLRQENRFIRFERETFPHAAPDRHRPERPLRPEMKAYDKRLLSGCAAVMEHTWRVRRRQLPADGHVLAQWFVGEAELWRCVDRIASDQGRNWRDRERLLQRVREIADNGLLIRCGLPSRLPELDELLDDATWDALDDVQERITSFEETFTDRLSAVSLAVAARSDGSANHHSPIRLSGQWLASVRQNGSSPDFVKQAAVHQVCSDYEMAWRALRELLDPEESATALSDALLHFHTPHGPWRALAVIRTGGPHGLRRAG; from the coding sequence ATGACAGCCCTTGTCTTCGTCGCCCTGTTCGTCGTGATCCGCGCTGTCGGCGGTGAGGGACCCACCTGGCAGGCGACGGGCTGGATGAAGGTCATCGAGGTTCCGGCCGAGTGGTTCATGCAATTCGTCGACGGTGCGGCCCGTCTGGTGAAGGGGGGCAGTGACGGGGCCTCGTTGAGCGCCCGGCTCGGTTGTCTGCTGCTGCTCATCATCCTGTTCATGGCGCTTCGGCGCTGGATGCTCATGTACTACGCCCACAAGCCCGGGGCCGTGGACGTGAAGAAGCTCGTCGCCTCGGCACCGGGTATCGAACAGCAACTGGAGGGACTCACCGCGCAGTTGCGCAAACAACTGTCGGAGACGAACCTCTATCCGCCGACGGCCCTGCCCGCGGAGGCACCGGCTGACAACTTCCTCGATCTGCTCGGTGACGTCGACCTCGAACCCAAGAAACTGGGCACGAGCCTTCTCCGCCTCTTCAGCCGCTTGCGTCCGAAGATCGCCTACACGGTTCGCGGAGTCCTCCGGGTACGGGATCAGGAGCCCGGTTTCGGTATCACCGTCACTGTCACCTCCTACGCGATCCGGGGCAGCCGCACGGAATCGATCTGGAGTCCGACATGGGAGGAAGCCATTCAGGAGGCGGGCTACTGGGTGATGGCGACCCTGGTGCCCGTCACCCGGGCCGGCCGGCGCCCCCCTTGGCAGGGATGGCGCGGCCAGGACCTGCCGCCGGACCTCTTCGCCGCCTACCAGCAGGCTCGGGAGCTCAGCCAGGAGCGGAAGTTCGACGACGCCCTGGACCGCTACTACGAGGCGTTGCGACTCGATCCGACCAACCTCTACCTCCGCACGCAGATCGCGGGGATCCAGGAGCAGCTCTGGCTTCACCTCGACGCCCTGGAGACGTACTACGGGGCCATCCTCCTGGACGGCCAGAACAGCGCGCAGCGCAACGCACGTACAGGAATGCGCTCCTGGGACCCTCGCCGGATCCTCCGCCGCCGCTACGGATGGTGGCAAAGCGGTCTCCTGGAGGCGCGCTTCCGCTACGCCGTCGTCCTCGGGGTGGCGGAGCGGACCGCCTACCAGTGGTGCAAGAGCGACCGTCCGCCGTGCCCGCGGCGCGCGCACGCCCGGAAGGAGATCCGGCAGGCCCTCGCACCCGCTCTCGCCGCCCGGCACTGGCGTGCCTTCATGGGGCTCATTCCCCCGGGCGGCGCGGAGCCGTTCGCGTGGGATCAGGAAAGGCGCGCCAAGGAGTGGCTCGAGACGGAACTGGGAGAGGAGCGGCGCCGGTATCCGATCGTCCGTGAGATCTTTCAGCTCGCCTGCAGGGAGGAGATGCAGCAACTCGCCGCGGACTACCCCCGCATGATTCGCCTCCGGCACCCGTTCGTCCGTGCTCACGGAACGCTCACCCGGACCTCCCTGCGGCTCAACCGGGATGTGTGGGCACCCCTGCGCCTGGCCTGGGCCCACGAGGACGCGGAGCGCGACGGGATGGGCCTTCTGGAGAACCCCCTTTCCTGGCCCTCCTCCGCCGAGACGCTCGCGCACAGGACCAAGAGGATCAGAGGCCCGTTCCGCGCCGCGCGCCGGTGGTTGTCCCGCGGCTGGCGCCTGTGGCAGGACAACTACAACGCCGCATGCGTGTACGCAGTGGCGATGAACGGGACCGAGGGGCAGCCGGAAGATCAGGAACGCAGAGCCCTCGCGGATCTGGCCGTGGACGAACTGGAGGGCGCGGCGCACGCCGATGTGAGCGGCGTCCATCCGGTCACGCGTTCGTGGCTGCTCATCGAGGACCCGGATCTGGAGAAGCTGCGCCAGGAGAACCGCTTCATCCGCTTCGAGCGGGAGACGTTCCCGCATGCCGCGCCGGACCGTCATCGGCCCGAGCGTCCACTGCGGCCGGAGATGAAGGCTTACGACAAACGATTGCTGAGCGGATGCGCGGCGGTCATGGAACACACGTGGCGCGTCCGACGCAGGCAGCTTCCCGCCGACGGGCACGTCCTCGCCCAATGGTTCGTCGGTGAGGCCGAGCTCTGGCGGTGCGTCGACCGCATCGCCTCGGACCAGGGGCGCAACTGGCGTGACCGGGAACGGCTCCTGCAGCGGGTCAGGGAGATCGCCGACAACGGGCTGCTGATCAGGTGCGGGCTGCCGTCGCGCCTGCCCGAGTTGGACGAGCTGCTGGACGACGCGACCTGGGACGCTCTCGACGACGTGCAGGAGCGGATCACGAGTTTCGAGGAGACGTTCACGGATCGGCTCTCGGCGGTGAGCCTTGCCGTGGCGGCGAGGTCGGACGGCTCGGCCAACCACCACTCCCCCATCCGTCTCAGCGGGCAGTGGCTGGCCTCGGTGCGGCAGAACGGCTCATCGCCGGACTTCGTCAAGCAAGCCGCTGTCCATCAGGTGTGCTCGGACTACGAGATGGCCTGGCGGGCGCTGCGTGAGCTCCTCGACCCCGAGGAGAGCGCCACGGCGCTGTCCGACGCGCTGCTGCACTTCCACACCCCGCACGGCCCGTGGCGTGCGCTTGCTGTGATCAGAACGGGCGGGCCGCACGGTCTCCGGCGAGCCGGCTGA
- a CDS encoding TetR/AcrR family transcriptional regulator — MNDSDEGTGRAARSKRADARRNEETLLDAAAAVFVTSGVEAPVRDIAARAGVGMGTIYRHFPTRADLIIAVYRHQVAACAEAGPALLEAAGSPNAALGQWIDLFVDFLVTKHGLAAVLQSDDAGFETLHAYFLDRLVPVCTQLLDAAAASGEVRSDLEAYALMRGVGNLCIGADRDPRYDARRLVGLLVAGLRRPL, encoded by the coding sequence GTGAACGACAGCGACGAGGGGACCGGGCGCGCGGCCCGGTCCAAGCGGGCGGACGCCCGGCGGAACGAGGAGACCCTGCTCGACGCGGCCGCCGCGGTCTTCGTCACGTCGGGCGTGGAGGCGCCGGTACGCGATATCGCGGCCAGGGCCGGCGTCGGGATGGGCACGATCTACCGCCACTTCCCGACCCGGGCGGACCTCATCATCGCCGTCTACCGACACCAGGTCGCGGCCTGCGCCGAGGCCGGTCCGGCCCTGCTGGAGGCCGCCGGGAGTCCGAACGCCGCACTGGGGCAATGGATCGACCTCTTCGTCGACTTCCTGGTGACGAAGCACGGGCTCGCCGCCGTACTGCAGTCCGACGACGCCGGTTTCGAGACGCTGCACGCCTACTTCCTCGACCGCCTCGTGCCCGTGTGCACCCAGCTGCTCGACGCCGCGGCCGCTTCCGGAGAGGTTCGGTCCGACCTGGAGGCCTACGCGCTCATGCGCGGCGTCGGGAACCTCTGCATCGGTGCCGACCGTGATCCCCGCTACGACGCCCGCCGGCTGGTCGGACTCCTCGTCGCGGGGCTGCGCCGGCCGCTGTGA
- a CDS encoding aldo/keto reductase — MQYRTLGRTGVQVSTLTLGAMNFGRIGRTTQDEATAVVDAALEGGINVIDTADMYSDGESEEMVGKAIAGRRDDIVLATKANMPMGDERNHQGSSRRWLVTELDNSLRRLGVDHVDLYQIHRWDPRTSDEETLSALTDLQRAGKIRYFGSSTFPAYRLVQAQWAAREFHLGRYVTEQPSYSILQRGIETHVLPVTEQYGLGVLAWSPLASGWLSGAVREGREITTSRSTVMPERFDTTIPSNRARLDAVEQLAGVAEEAGLTMIQLALGFVTAHPAVTSAIIGPRTLNHLQSQLAAADTVLSADVLDAIDAIVAPGVDLAAHEKFDTPPALLDPSLRRR, encoded by the coding sequence ATGCAATACCGCACCTTGGGCCGCACCGGCGTGCAGGTCAGCACCCTCACGCTCGGCGCGATGAACTTCGGCAGGATCGGGCGCACCACCCAGGACGAGGCCACCGCCGTGGTCGACGCCGCCCTCGAGGGCGGGATCAACGTCATCGACACCGCCGACATGTACAGCGACGGCGAGTCGGAGGAGATGGTCGGCAAAGCCATCGCAGGCCGCCGCGACGACATCGTGCTGGCCACGAAGGCGAACATGCCGATGGGCGACGAGCGCAATCACCAGGGCAGTTCGCGCCGCTGGCTGGTCACCGAGCTGGACAACAGCCTGCGCCGCCTCGGTGTCGACCACGTCGATCTCTACCAGATCCACCGGTGGGACCCGCGCACCAGTGACGAGGAGACGCTGTCGGCGTTGACCGACCTGCAGCGCGCGGGAAAGATCCGCTACTTCGGCTCCTCGACCTTCCCCGCGTACCGGCTCGTGCAGGCCCAGTGGGCAGCCCGCGAGTTCCACCTGGGCCGTTACGTCACCGAACAGCCCAGCTACTCGATCCTGCAGCGCGGGATCGAGACCCACGTGCTGCCCGTGACCGAGCAGTACGGGCTCGGTGTGCTGGCGTGGAGCCCGTTGGCCTCCGGCTGGCTGTCGGGAGCGGTCCGCGAGGGCCGGGAGATCACCACCAGCCGCTCGACGGTCATGCCGGAACGCTTCGACACCACCATCCCCTCCAACCGGGCCAGGCTCGATGCCGTCGAGCAGTTGGCCGGGGTCGCCGAGGAGGCCGGCCTGACCATGATTCAGCTCGCCCTCGGATTCGTGACCGCGCATCCCGCGGTGACCAGCGCGATCATCGGTCCCCGCACGCTGAACCACCTGCAGTCGCAACTCGCTGCCGCTGACACCGTCCTGTCCGCAGACGTCCTCGATGCGATCGACGCGATCGTCGCTCCCGGTGTCGATCTCGCCGCACACGAGAAGTTCGACACCCCGCCCGCGCTCCTCGACCCGTCGCTGCGGCGCCGCTGA
- a CDS encoding class I SAM-dependent methyltransferase — protein sequence MPDNTDRPPRDDRPEESRRAHLGGIFDEDAELYDRARPGYPPELYDDLAELAGARPGSRVLEVGCGTGQATVPLAGRGCRITAVEAGARMAAVARRNLAGAASAEVVTARFESWPLPQEPFDAVVSATAFHWIDPAVRVAKAADALRPGGALAVVRTQHVRGGTEEFFAEVQHCYERFDPRTPPGLTPPAAADVDGSDHAREVARSGRFGPTAFRRYEQDLTYTTSDYLEVLRTYSGHRDLPEAARNGLLGCIADLIEGRYDGRVTKRYLNELGVSHRR from the coding sequence ATGCCCGACAACACCGACCGTCCACCACGCGACGACAGACCCGAGGAGTCCCGGCGGGCGCACCTGGGCGGGATCTTCGACGAGGACGCGGAGCTGTACGACCGGGCCAGGCCCGGATATCCCCCGGAACTGTACGACGACCTCGCGGAGCTCGCGGGTGCCCGCCCCGGCAGCCGTGTACTGGAGGTGGGTTGCGGGACCGGCCAGGCAACGGTGCCACTGGCCGGGCGCGGCTGCCGGATCACGGCGGTCGAGGCGGGAGCGCGCATGGCCGCGGTCGCCCGGCGCAACCTGGCCGGGGCAGCGTCGGCCGAGGTGGTGACGGCGCGGTTCGAGAGCTGGCCGCTCCCGCAGGAGCCGTTCGACGCGGTCGTCTCGGCGACGGCGTTCCACTGGATCGACCCGGCGGTACGGGTGGCCAAGGCCGCTGACGCGCTGCGTCCGGGCGGCGCTCTCGCCGTGGTGCGCACCCAGCATGTGCGGGGCGGCACCGAGGAGTTCTTCGCCGAGGTCCAGCACTGCTACGAGCGCTTCGACCCGCGGACGCCGCCCGGGCTGACACCTCCCGCGGCCGCCGACGTCGACGGCTCGGACCACGCGAGGGAGGTGGCGCGAAGCGGCCGGTTCGGCCCCACGGCCTTCCGCCGGTACGAGCAGGACCTCACCTACACCACGTCGGACTATCTGGAGGTGCTGCGGACCTACTCCGGCCACCGGGATCTTCCGGAGGCAGCCAGGAACGGGCTGCTCGGGTGCATCGCGGACCTGATCGAGGGACGGTACGACGGCCGGGTGACGAAGCGTTACCTCAACGAGTTGGGGGTGTCCCACAGACGATGA
- a CDS encoding cytochrome P450 family protein: MDPAGGCPHAANARLLAQGAVTPVILPGEVEGMAVLGHDALKEFLSHPDVAKNAQHFAELQAGGIADGWPLKTFATVQGMTTADGADHRRLRSLVSKAFTTRRVEEMRPRIEALTASLLDGLEEAAAAGDGVADLRTHFALPLPMGVICELLGVDARHHDRLHHLSNQVVATDIGPAEAIAANREMVEVLGAVAAARTESPGDDLTSALIAAREENGDRLGPHELIGTLMLTIIAGHETTLNLITNAVRALCTHRDQLALVRSGRATWSDVVEETLRWDSPVSYFPFRYPTRDLSIGGTVIPKGTPVLAGYSAAGRDTKAHGPDADRFDVTRNGESRHLSLGHGAHYCMGAPLARMEGTAALEQLFTRFPDLDLAVPEPELPRHASFVGNSVRTLPVRLHG, from the coding sequence ATGGACCCGGCAGGCGGCTGCCCGCACGCGGCCAACGCCCGACTCCTGGCCCAGGGTGCCGTCACGCCGGTGATCCTCCCGGGCGAGGTGGAGGGCATGGCGGTACTGGGTCACGACGCGCTCAAGGAGTTCCTGTCGCACCCCGACGTCGCCAAGAACGCCCAGCACTTCGCGGAACTCCAGGCCGGTGGGATCGCCGACGGCTGGCCGCTGAAGACGTTCGCCACGGTGCAGGGGATGACCACCGCCGACGGCGCCGATCACCGGCGCCTGCGGTCCTTGGTGAGCAAGGCGTTCACCACCCGCCGGGTCGAGGAGATGCGCCCGCGCATCGAGGCGTTGACGGCTTCCCTCCTGGACGGCCTCGAAGAGGCGGCCGCCGCCGGTGACGGCGTCGCCGATCTGCGTACGCACTTCGCGTTGCCGTTGCCGATGGGTGTCATCTGCGAACTGCTGGGCGTGGACGCCCGACACCATGACCGGCTGCACCACCTGTCCAACCAGGTTGTCGCCACGGACATCGGCCCCGCGGAGGCGATAGCGGCCAACCGGGAGATGGTCGAGGTGCTGGGAGCGGTGGCCGCCGCCCGGACGGAGAGTCCGGGGGACGATCTCACCAGCGCGCTGATCGCGGCCCGCGAGGAGAACGGCGACCGGCTCGGCCCGCACGAGCTGATCGGCACGCTGATGCTCACGATCATCGCCGGGCACGAGACGACGCTCAATCTGATCACCAACGCCGTACGGGCTCTGTGCACCCACCGGGACCAGCTCGCCCTGGTCCGGTCGGGCCGGGCGACGTGGTCGGACGTGGTCGAGGAGACGCTGCGCTGGGACAGCCCGGTCAGCTACTTCCCGTTCCGCTACCCGACACGCGACCTGTCCATCGGCGGGACCGTGATCCCCAAGGGGACCCCGGTGCTGGCCGGTTACTCCGCGGCGGGCCGCGACACGAAGGCCCACGGGCCCGACGCCGACCGCTTCGACGTCACCCGCAACGGCGAGTCCCGGCACCTCTCGCTGGGCCATGGCGCGCACTACTGCATGGGCGCGCCCCTGGCCAGGATGGAAGGCACGGCCGCGCTCGAGCAGTTGTTCACCCGCTTCCCCGACCTCGATCTCGCCGTCCCCGAGCCCGAACTGCCGCGGCACGCGTCCTTCGTGGGCAACAGCGTGCGAACCCTGCCGGTGCGGCTGCACGGCTGA
- a CDS encoding DUF2470 domain-containing protein, with the protein MAVAPARTAELSHAERIRSVVAAAGSLSLTTAGASYDLIAMHTVENGRLTLRVPEDTPLAAEMVCAPHGALGALVEFTDVAPVRARDRIRARATLSGWLTQSGRGHGNTIVLGLDPARVSIQWHGRVEHVGLDEVFRAEPDALALQEAAMLGHLDDDHRDVVARLARLAAPEVRRGVVDVRPYAMDRYGFTLRYEYAQGHRDARLLFPAPVRDAAEVGVQVEALLAHARHCRGASHS; encoded by the coding sequence ATGGCAGTCGCCCCTGCCCGCACCGCCGAGCTGTCCCACGCGGAGCGGATCCGCTCTGTCGTCGCCGCCGCGGGCTCGCTCAGCCTGACCACCGCCGGCGCGTCCTACGACCTCATCGCCATGCACACGGTCGAGAACGGGCGGCTCACGCTGCGTGTGCCCGAAGACACGCCGCTCGCCGCGGAGATGGTGTGCGCTCCGCACGGCGCGCTGGGCGCTCTTGTGGAGTTCACCGACGTCGCACCCGTCCGCGCAAGGGACCGGATCCGCGCCCGAGCCACGCTGTCCGGCTGGCTGACACAGTCCGGGCGGGGGCACGGGAACACCATCGTCCTGGGCCTGGACCCGGCGCGCGTCAGCATCCAGTGGCACGGGCGCGTCGAACACGTGGGCCTCGACGAGGTGTTCCGCGCGGAACCGGACGCCCTCGCGCTCCAGGAAGCGGCCATGCTGGGCCATCTGGACGACGACCACCGCGACGTGGTCGCCCGGCTCGCCCGCCTCGCCGCCCCCGAGGTGCGCCGCGGAGTGGTCGACGTCCGCCCGTACGCCATGGACCGGTACGGCTTCACCCTCCGCTACGAGTACGCCCAGGGCCACCGCGACGCCCGTCTCCTCTTCCCGGCCCCGGTGCGCGACGCCGCGGAGGTCGGGGTCCAGGTGGAAGCGCTGCTCGCCCACGCCCGCCACTGCCGGGGTGCCTCCCACTCCTGA
- a CDS encoding type III PLP-dependent enzyme translates to MPPSLLNPAVRAEARALRTSELPCYVYDLTALDLHAAAVRASLPRTVELYYAAKANPEPEVLATLAPWTDGFEVSSGGELAHVRTAVPGQPLAFSGPGKTPDELAAALAAGVERVHAESLHEVRMLRALADRSSVPGRPPTRVLLRVNPDVPEGTLTGSALTMGGRPTPFGMGTEEASEALRLLTGDDCPGLEAAGVHAHLASGLPAEALLRVAEAIVDAAAGLARRHGTALPEVVVGGGMAVDYTRPADRFDWATYGAGLDALARRHPGVRLRVEPGRALTAYCGWYVTDVLDVKRSHGEDVAVVRGGTHHLRTPAAKGHDQPAEVVPVEPWPHPWPRPAAVGGRVTVAGQLCTPKDVLARGLEAAGLRAGDRVVFALAGAYAWNISHRDFLMHPAPGFRFLGGSGTRSPGEC, encoded by the coding sequence GTGCCCCCATCCCTCCTCAACCCTGCCGTGCGGGCCGAGGCCCGTGCCCTCAGGACGAGTGAACTGCCCTGCTACGTGTACGACCTGACGGCCTTGGACCTCCACGCGGCGGCGGTGCGCGCATCCCTCCCGCGCACAGTGGAGCTGTACTACGCGGCGAAGGCCAACCCCGAACCGGAGGTCCTCGCCACCCTCGCCCCGTGGACCGACGGCTTCGAGGTGTCCTCCGGCGGCGAACTCGCCCATGTCCGCACTGCCGTGCCGGGGCAGCCCCTCGCCTTCTCCGGCCCGGGCAAGACCCCTGACGAGCTCGCTGCCGCACTGGCGGCCGGGGTGGAGCGGGTGCACGCCGAAAGCCTCCACGAGGTGAGGATGCTCCGGGCGCTCGCCGACCGCTCCTCCGTGCCGGGCCGCCCTCCCACCCGGGTCCTGCTCCGCGTCAACCCGGACGTTCCCGAAGGGACGCTGACAGGCAGCGCCCTCACGATGGGAGGCCGCCCCACTCCCTTCGGCATGGGGACCGAGGAGGCATCCGAAGCACTCCGCCTGCTCACCGGCGACGACTGCCCCGGGCTCGAAGCAGCCGGCGTCCACGCGCACCTGGCCAGCGGTCTGCCCGCCGAGGCACTGCTGCGGGTGGCCGAGGCGATCGTGGACGCGGCGGCCGGCCTGGCCCGCCGCCACGGGACGGCCCTGCCGGAAGTCGTCGTGGGCGGCGGCATGGCCGTGGACTACACCCGACCCGCCGACCGCTTCGACTGGGCAACGTACGGTGCGGGCCTGGACGCCCTGGCCCGGCGTCACCCCGGCGTGCGCCTGCGCGTCGAGCCCGGCCGTGCCCTGACCGCCTACTGCGGCTGGTACGTGACCGACGTACTGGATGTGAAACGCAGCCACGGGGAGGACGTGGCCGTGGTCCGCGGCGGCACCCACCACCTGCGGACACCGGCCGCCAAGGGGCACGACCAGCCGGCGGAGGTCGTGCCCGTCGAGCCGTGGCCGCACCCGTGGCCGCGCCCGGCGGCGGTGGGTGGCCGGGTGACGGTCGCCGGTCAGCTCTGCACGCCGAAGGACGTACTCGCCCGGGGGCTGGAGGCGGCCGGGCTCAGGGCGGGGGACCGGGTGGTCTTCGCCCTGGCCGGCGCGTACGCCTGGAACATCTCCCACCGCGACTTCCTGATGCACCCGGCGCCGGGCTTCCGATTTCTCGGCGGGTCGGGGACACGGAGCCCCGGAGAGTGCTAA
- a CDS encoding IucA/IucC family protein yields MPSTTTPRTPAHTPVHPPTADEAVGHTLLNCLLREATAPQDRTLADGRLVLRLPHHDTLLRVGVRRASLLGAHRFTGPVSIRESLPGGAWTTIGWQRLAELVHAELSLRTGTENDEFLAQVAASHRAVAGALARRVTASAPGDPVARPDPLAVYLASEQSLLLGHRFHPTPKTHGGDPEAWTAYAPEEGARFPLRLLAVREGLLVEETAEPGGAAALDRAGEAPPGYRLLPAHPWQYRLLGGHPALLAALARRDVLDLGPAGAPVTPTASVRTVHDGHAFLKFSLDVRITNCLRKNASYELTGAVALTRLLAPVLADLARRHPSAAVLREPAYRSLALPGADGRPDRTLLEGFGVIVREGLARHTPAGTTPLLAAAVADEYPLGPGRVSELLADAGPDEAAEWWRRYTALLVPPVLTAYFRHGVVLEPHLQNVVVCVGRDGFPERVLFRDLEGTKLLHGHHAAALRRLPREVAGPLTYDRRRGWDRVVYCLIVNHLAELLAAVADLHPETEPVLWQQVRTTLEQSADSLGRPPQLSALLAGAPLPAKANLLTRWRRSADRDAGYVRLPSPLAPRPSAEGEHAP; encoded by the coding sequence ATGCCCAGCACCACCACGCCCCGCACCCCGGCCCACACACCGGTACACCCGCCCACCGCCGACGAAGCGGTCGGCCACACCCTCCTCAACTGCCTGCTGCGTGAGGCGACCGCGCCGCAGGACCGCACCCTCGCCGACGGCCGACTGGTCCTGCGCCTGCCACACCACGACACGCTTCTGCGGGTCGGAGTGCGCCGCGCCTCCCTCCTGGGCGCGCACCGCTTCACCGGCCCCGTGAGCATCCGGGAGAGCCTGCCGGGCGGCGCGTGGACGACGATCGGATGGCAGCGGCTCGCCGAACTGGTGCACGCCGAACTCTCCCTGCGCACCGGCACGGAGAACGACGAGTTCCTGGCCCAAGTGGCCGCCAGCCACCGTGCGGTCGCCGGCGCCCTCGCCCGCCGGGTCACCGCCTCCGCCCCCGGGGACCCGGTGGCCCGGCCGGATCCGCTCGCCGTCTACCTCGCCTCCGAGCAGTCCCTGCTCCTCGGCCACCGCTTCCACCCCACGCCCAAGACGCACGGCGGCGACCCCGAAGCCTGGACCGCGTACGCGCCGGAGGAAGGCGCCCGCTTCCCGCTGCGGCTGCTCGCCGTCCGGGAGGGGCTTCTCGTCGAGGAGACCGCCGAGCCCGGGGGAGCGGCGGCACTCGACCGGGCCGGAGAGGCACCGCCCGGGTACCGGCTGCTGCCCGCGCACCCCTGGCAGTACCGACTGCTGGGCGGCCACCCCGCTCTGCTGGCCGCCCTTGCCCGTCGGGACGTGCTCGACCTCGGTCCGGCAGGGGCACCCGTCACCCCTACCGCCTCCGTGCGTACGGTCCACGACGGGCACGCCTTTCTGAAGTTCAGCCTGGACGTGCGCATCACCAACTGCCTGCGGAAGAACGCCTCGTACGAGCTCACCGGTGCCGTCGCGCTGACCCGGCTGCTCGCCCCCGTCCTCGCCGACCTCGCCCGGCGCCACCCCTCGGCCGCCGTGCTCCGCGAGCCCGCCTACCGCTCGCTCGCCCTCCCCGGCGCCGACGGTCGCCCCGACCGCACCCTGCTCGAAGGCTTCGGTGTGATCGTCCGGGAGGGCCTCGCCCGTCACACTCCCGCGGGCACAACCCCCCTGCTGGCCGCGGCCGTTGCCGACGAGTACCCGCTCGGCCCCGGCCGGGTCTCCGAACTCCTGGCCGACGCCGGACCCGATGAGGCCGCCGAGTGGTGGCGCCGCTACACCGCCCTGCTCGTCCCGCCCGTCCTGACCGCGTACTTCCGCCACGGCGTGGTCCTCGAACCGCACCTCCAGAACGTCGTCGTCTGCGTCGGCCGCGACGGCTTCCCGGAGCGGGTCCTCTTCCGCGACCTCGAAGGCACCAAGCTCCTGCACGGCCACCACGCCGCGGCGCTGCGCAGGCTCCCCCGCGAGGTCGCCGGGCCCCTCACGTACGACCGGAGGCGCGGCTGGGACCGGGTCGTCTACTGCCTGATCGTCAACCACCTCGCCGAACTCCTCGCCGCCGTCGCCGACCTGCACCCCGAGACCGAACCCGTCCTCTGGCAGCAGGTGCGCACCACGCTGGAACAGAGCGCCGACTCCCTCGGCCGACCGCCCCAGCTGAGCGCACTGCTTGCGGGGGCACCGCTGCCGGCCAAGGCTAATCTGCTCACCCGCTGGCGCCGCTCGGCGGACCGCGACGCCGGGTACGTCCGCCTGCCGTCCCCGCTGGCCCCGCGACCTTCTGCCGAGGGGGAGCACGCCCCCTGA